The region ATGTACTGATAGATGGAAACAAACGACTTCTTAATCTTCTCTCCGTGGGAATGATAGTTATTCTTTTGTTTCAGATTTTTATCAGTGTGATGAAAAGTGTTCTGGTCTTACAAACGGGACAGAAGATGGATAAACATCTTATATTAGGGTATTATAAACATCTTCTGAAACTACCACAGCGTTTCTTTGATACGATGAAGGTAGGAGAAATTATATCAAGAGTAAATGATGCTGTTAAGATCAGAACCTTTATTAATGATGTTGCGATTCAGATATTCGTCAATATATTCATTATTATCTTTTCTTTCGCTTTAATGTTTACCTATTACTGGAAATTGGCATTAATTACAGCTTTAGTGATTCCTTTTTATTTTCTGGTGTATTGGATTACCAATAAACTCAACAAGAAGGTAGAGCGTAAATTGATGGAAGAAAGTGCAGAATTGGAATCTCATTTGGTAGAGTCTATTACTTCTGTAAGAACCATTAAGCAGTTTGGTGTAGAGACTTTTGCGAATAATAAAACAGACAATGCTTTTACCAAGCTTTTAAAGACTATTTATACTTCCGTACTCAATGCTCTATTTTCATCAAACTCATCTGAGTTCTTGTCAAGAATATTCACTATTGTTTTACTTTGGGCAGGATCTGGTTATGTTATCGACCGTGTCATTACACCTGGAGAGTTATTATCTTTTTATGCTCTGATTGGATATTTTACCAGCCCTGTATCACAGTTAATAGGTATGAATAAAACCATACAAAATGCCTTAATCGCAGCAGATCGTCTTTTTGAGATAATGGACTTGGAAAGAGAAGAAACGACTGATAAATTAGAATTATCCCCAGAACATATTGGTGATATTCAATTCAAAGAAGTCAGTTTTAGTTACGGAAGTAGAGCCGATGTTTTTGCTGGCTTTAATTGTACTATAGAAAAAGGGAAAACTACCGCTATTGTTGGAGAAAGCGGAAGTGGAAAAACAACACTAGCTTCATTACTACAAAATCTATATCCTCTAAAAGGAGGCAAAATACTCATAGGAGACTATGATATTAATTACATCTCCAATTACTCTTTGAGAAGCTTAATATCAGTTGTGCCCCAACAGATTGATCTTTTTTCAGGAAATGTAATAGAAAACATAGCTTTAGGAGAAGATTTCCCTGATGTTCAGCGTATTTTAGATATTACAAAGAAATTAGGCATACTAACTTTTGTAGAGAAACTTCCCAATGGCTTCCAGACTTATTTAGGAGAAAACGGAGCGTTGTTATCGGGAGGACAAAAACAGAGGATTGCAATAGCCAGGGCACTATACAAGAATCCTGAAATTTTAATTCTGGATGAAGCCACATCATCTCTGGATACGGAATCGGAACTGATGATTCAAAATACGTTGAATGAATTTAGATCACAAGGTAAAACAATGGTGGTTATTGCCCACAGACTTAGTACAATTGCCAATGCAGATACAATACTAGTCATGAAAGAAGGGCAAATTATAGAACAAGGCAATCATCAGGAGCTTATTTCAAAAGATTCTACCTATAAGTCTATGTGGGAGAAGCAGAGTATAAATCTTCATTAACATATAAACAACCGAGGCACGCTATATAGCGTGCCCCGATCTAAATAAAGTAAATTAATATAGAAGATGATTTAGTGAAATTTCAAGGAAACTCCTGCCAAGAAATTGGCTCCAGCCTGTGCATAGTAGAATGGACCGGAGTAACCGTTATTAATATATTTCTGATTAAATATATTGTTCACCAGAAGACTGAAACCTATATCAGTTCTACCCCATGCAACCTGGTAGCTTGCTATAAAATCTGACAGATAATAAGACTTTATTTTACTCTCTGGCGCATTTGTATTATCTAAATACTGAGAACCTACTAGTTTATTCACCAGTGAAAACTGTAAATCTTTAACCGGAAGATAGTTTAGGGTAAGGTTTCCTATAAAGTTTGGAGAGAAAGAAGTATTGGTCGTTCCTAAATTTTCTGTCTCCGTATCTGAAAGCTGAACGATATAATTTTTGTTTTTATTCTGACTAAAAGTAGCATTCAGTAAAGCATTAAACTTCTCTGAGAATTGATATCCTGCTCCCAATTCTATTCCGGCGCGGTAGCTTCTCCCTACATTTTTTCGCAGTGAAGCACCTACTCCATTGATAGCTCCGATAAGAACCAATTGATCCTTATACAACATGTAATAAGCATTCGCTGTTATTGACAACCCGTTGAAAGTTTTATTATACCCTAATTCAAAATCATGAAGCGTCTCAGGTTTTACATCCGGAGCATTTACAATATCATCTCTTACCGGCTCACGGTGAGCATTTGCATAGGACAGATATAATGTACCTCCGTCCAGATGATAATTAAATCCAACTTTAGGATTAAAGAATGTAAACTTTTTATCAAATGTCGGAGCTTCTTCAGCACTCGCTTTTATCACATTAGAATGGTAAGTAATATTTCGCAATTGCAGATCACCAAACATTTCTAAGTCGCCAAATTTATACAAAGCTTTAGCATAACCCGAGATCTCATTTTTAGTTGCATTATTTCTGTAGTATTCAATTGGAAGATCGATTTGCTGCAGATTGGATCCACTTATAATTTGTCCGTAATGTCTTCCATAATACTGGTTGGCAACTATACCAAAATTAAGATCCCATTTATTTACCTTACCATTTAGTTCCGATACAATACCATAAAAATCGTTATCCAGCCACTTTCTGCGAATCATATCACCACTTGTAATAGTTTCGGCACCTATCACATATGGAGGAATTCCATATTTACTGAATTCCTGATTGGATTTATAATTTTCGTAATATCCTAACCCACGTGTATAGTGCAAAGTAGTATTTAGCTTCCAGTTATCATTGAAACGTTGCTCCCATAACAAATGATAATGCTGTTGCTTGTAGTTATCTGTTTCATTTTTATAGAAACCTATGACTTTACCATCTTTATCATAAATTTCCCCTGATGGATTGTAGCGTGGATTAATCTCATATTGAGCCTTGGAAATTCCATTCCAGGCCTGATAAGTCTGCTGATCACCGCCAAAGGTCTGAAAACGGATCTTTGTATTTCCATCCTTATAAACCCCTACAAAATTATAGGAATTGAGATCCGAAAAAGCCCTGTCTATATAACCATCCGATTTTATAATAGAATACCTTCCCATAAAGGAGAGTTTACCATTTAGTAAACTTCCTGTACCGGCTTCAAAGGAATGTTTATGTGTGTTAAATGAACCTACAGAATTTTGAGTAGAGAAATAAGGTTGCTCTTCCGGATCACGTCCGATAATATTGACACTTGCTCCAAAAGCAGCAACTCCGTTAGTAGATGTTCCGACTCCACGCTGTATAATAACATTGGAAGCTGAAGATGTAACATCCGGAATGTTTACAAAAAAAGTTCCCTGAGATTCGCTATCGTTATACGGAACACCATTCAGCATTACATTGATACGAGTACCGTCTACACCTCTGATTCTTAAACCTGTATATCCTACACCGTTACCGGCATCGGTTGTTGTTTCTACAGATGTTTGATTCTTCAGAAGATAAGGCAAATCCTGTCCCAGATTTTTTCGTCCCAAATCTTTTTCAACATTAACGATATCTTTCGTTATGGGAAGTCTCTTGATAACCCTAACCTCATCTATTTCCCGAACAGTATCTTGTTTGCTTTGTGCAAAAGCTATTGATGCAGCACTAAGTGCTGATAAAAAAAATAATCCTTTCATTCTCACATATTAGTTGTGGAATAAAAGGATGCACCTAAAATGACCTGGTCATTTTTAATTAGTTTCCCTTGGCAGCATTACCCGCCCAGGTTCATAGGGTATAATCTCAGCCTCTTAGAGGCACCCCTTTTTCCGGGAACAAAGCTAAAGCAAATTTCTGATATTAAAAAATTTTAACACAGCAGAATATTAATCATTTAGCCTGTTAATTTCACATAAGA is a window of Elizabethkingia anophelis R26 DNA encoding:
- a CDS encoding peptidase domain-containing ABC transporter; translated protein: MKKDIQIKQHDIKDCGAACLASVASHYGLKMPIAKIRQICHTDTRGTNVLGMVQGLEKMGFNAKGVKGGTDALPEIPLPAIAHIIVQGQLHHYVVIYSVKKDKVTVMDPAYGKMQEYTLQEFSEIWTGVLILLEPNEYFEQKDEKTSLYKRFWNLVQPHKSILLQALLGAVVYTILGLSTSIYIEKITDYVLIDGNKRLLNLLSVGMIVILLFQIFISVMKSVLVLQTGQKMDKHLILGYYKHLLKLPQRFFDTMKVGEIISRVNDAVKIRTFINDVAIQIFVNIFIIIFSFALMFTYYWKLALITALVIPFYFLVYWITNKLNKKVERKLMEESAELESHLVESITSVRTIKQFGVETFANNKTDNAFTKLLKTIYTSVLNALFSSNSSEFLSRIFTIVLLWAGSGYVIDRVITPGELLSFYALIGYFTSPVSQLIGMNKTIQNALIAADRLFEIMDLEREETTDKLELSPEHIGDIQFKEVSFSYGSRADVFAGFNCTIEKGKTTAIVGESGSGKTTLASLLQNLYPLKGGKILIGDYDINYISNYSLRSLISVVPQQIDLFSGNVIENIALGEDFPDVQRILDITKKLGILTFVEKLPNGFQTYLGENGALLSGGQKQRIAIARALYKNPEILILDEATSSLDTESELMIQNTLNEFRSQGKTMVVIAHRLSTIANADTILVMKEGQIIEQGNHQELISKDSTYKSMWEKQSINLH
- a CDS encoding TonB-dependent receptor, which produces MKGLFFLSALSAASIAFAQSKQDTVREIDEVRVIKRLPITKDIVNVEKDLGRKNLGQDLPYLLKNQTSVETTTDAGNGVGYTGLRIRGVDGTRINVMLNGVPYNDSESQGTFFVNIPDVTSSASNVIIQRGVGTSTNGVAAFGASVNIIGRDPEEQPYFSTQNSVGSFNTHKHSFEAGTGSLLNGKLSFMGRYSIIKSDGYIDRAFSDLNSYNFVGVYKDGNTKIRFQTFGGDQQTYQAWNGISKAQYEINPRYNPSGEIYDKDGKVIGFYKNETDNYKQQHYHLLWEQRFNDNWKLNTTLHYTRGLGYYENYKSNQEFSKYGIPPYVIGAETITSGDMIRRKWLDNDFYGIVSELNGKVNKWDLNFGIVANQYYGRHYGQIISGSNLQQIDLPIEYYRNNATKNEISGYAKALYKFGDLEMFGDLQLRNITYHSNVIKASAEEAPTFDKKFTFFNPKVGFNYHLDGGTLYLSYANAHREPVRDDIVNAPDVKPETLHDFELGYNKTFNGLSITANAYYMLYKDQLVLIGAINGVGASLRKNVGRSYRAGIELGAGYQFSEKFNALLNATFSQNKNKNYIVQLSDTETENLGTTNTSFSPNFIGNLTLNYLPVKDLQFSLVNKLVGSQYLDNTNAPESKIKSYYLSDFIASYQVAWGRTDIGFSLLVNNIFNQKYINNGYSGPFYYAQAGANFLAGVSLKFH